Proteins encoded together in one Variovorax paradoxus window:
- the wbjC gene encoding UDP-2-acetamido-2,6-beta-L-arabino-hexul-4-ose reductase yields the protein MKVLVTGAGGFIGKNLRQALAERRDVEFVAFDRNNDVSQLPALLEGVDFVFHLAGVNRPQDPKEFTTGNRDLTRALCDAIGRQIDAGGKKVRLVLTSSVHAAQDNPYGESKLGAEHAVFAAAASHGFAAQVFRLPNVFGKWCRPNYNSAVATFCHNIARGLPIEVRDPAAPLTLVYIDDLVARFIQLLDGADAAVDAAGFSTVTPQYTTTVGEVADLIRRFRKSRETLVTERVGTGLVRALYSTYVSALPVEEFKYTVPSHGDPRGVFVEMLRTPDSGQFSYFTAHPGITRGGHYHHSKTEKFLVIKGRARFKFRQIQTHETYELVTSGDKAEIVETVPGWTHDITNVGDDEMVVMLWANELFDRNLPDTFACPV from the coding sequence GTGAAGGTCCTGGTGACCGGCGCCGGCGGCTTCATCGGCAAGAACCTTCGCCAAGCCTTGGCGGAGCGTCGGGATGTCGAGTTCGTGGCCTTCGACCGCAACAACGACGTGTCGCAGTTGCCCGCGCTGTTGGAAGGGGTGGACTTCGTCTTCCATCTTGCTGGCGTGAACCGGCCTCAGGACCCGAAGGAATTCACTACGGGTAACCGCGACCTGACCCGGGCTCTGTGCGACGCGATCGGCCGGCAGATCGATGCGGGCGGCAAAAAGGTGCGATTGGTCCTGACCTCGTCAGTCCACGCCGCACAGGACAATCCTTACGGGGAGAGCAAGCTTGGAGCCGAGCACGCGGTTTTCGCGGCCGCCGCTAGCCACGGTTTTGCGGCGCAGGTCTTCCGTTTGCCCAACGTGTTCGGAAAATGGTGCCGCCCCAATTACAACTCGGCCGTCGCCACGTTCTGCCACAACATTGCGCGCGGGCTGCCCATCGAAGTGCGCGATCCGGCGGCGCCGCTCACGCTGGTGTACATCGACGACCTGGTGGCGCGCTTCATCCAGCTGCTCGATGGCGCTGATGCCGCCGTGGATGCCGCGGGCTTCTCGACTGTAACACCCCAGTACACAACCACCGTCGGCGAAGTGGCCGACCTCATCCGGCGATTCCGCAAGAGCAGGGAGACGCTGGTGACGGAGCGCGTGGGCACCGGCCTCGTGCGAGCCCTGTATAGCACCTACGTCAGCGCGCTGCCGGTGGAGGAATTCAAGTACACCGTGCCCAGCCACGGCGATCCGCGCGGCGTGTTCGTCGAGATGCTGCGCACGCCGGACAGCGGCCAGTTCTCTTACTTCACTGCGCATCCCGGCATCACGCGCGGCGGCCACTACCATCACAGCAAGACCGAGAAGTTTCTGGTCATCAAGGGCCGTGCGCGCTTCAAGTTCCGCCAGATCCAGACCCACGAAACGTACGAGCTGGTCACGAGCGGCGACAAGGCCGAGATTGTCGAGACCGTTCCGGGCTGGACCCACGACATCACCAACGTTGGCGATGACGAGATGGTCGTCATGCTCTGGGCCAACGAGCTGTTCGATCGCAACCTGCCCGATACCTTCGCCTGCCCGGTGTGA
- the wecB gene encoding non-hydrolyzing UDP-N-acetylglucosamine 2-epimerase — protein sequence MKKLKVMSVVGTRPEIIRLSRVFAALDAHCEHVLVHTGQNYDYELNQVFFDDLKIRKPDYFLNSAANSTGAAHTIGNLIIEVDRVLAEVQPEAMLVLGDTNSCLSVIPAKRRKIPIFHMEAGNRCFDLRVPEEINRRIVDHTSDINLTYSTIARDYLLREGLPPDQVIKTGSPMYEVLHHYLPQIDASDVLQRLSLTADSYFVVSAHREENIESDRSFGKLVATLNAVAEDHGLPVIVSTHPRTQKRVDAQSVAFHSQVRLLKPLGFHDYVKLQKSARAVLSDSGTINEESSILNFPALNLREAHERPEGMEEAAVMMVGLEPERVRQGLEILASQSRGDKRSLRLVADYSMPNVSDKVLRIIHSYVDYVNRVVWKKY from the coding sequence ATGAAGAAACTGAAAGTCATGTCCGTGGTCGGAACCCGACCCGAAATCATTCGCCTGTCGCGGGTGTTTGCTGCGCTCGACGCGCATTGCGAGCACGTGCTGGTGCACACGGGGCAAAACTACGATTACGAGCTGAACCAAGTCTTCTTCGACGACCTGAAGATCCGCAAGCCCGACTACTTCTTGAACAGCGCGGCCAACAGCACTGGAGCGGCCCATACCATCGGCAACCTCATCATCGAAGTCGATAGGGTGCTCGCCGAGGTCCAGCCTGAAGCAATGCTCGTGCTGGGGGACACCAACAGTTGCTTGTCCGTAATCCCTGCGAAGCGGCGCAAGATTCCCATCTTTCACATGGAAGCCGGCAACCGCTGCTTCGACCTGCGGGTGCCCGAAGAGATCAACCGCCGGATCGTCGACCACACCTCGGACATCAACCTCACGTACAGCACGATCGCGCGCGACTATCTGCTGCGAGAGGGCCTGCCGCCGGACCAAGTCATCAAGACCGGCAGTCCCATGTACGAGGTGCTACACCACTACCTGCCGCAGATCGACGCCTCCGACGTGCTCCAGCGCCTGTCGTTGACGGCAGATTCGTACTTCGTGGTCAGCGCGCATCGCGAGGAGAACATCGAATCCGATCGTTCCTTCGGCAAGCTGGTTGCCACTCTCAACGCGGTGGCCGAAGACCATGGCTTGCCGGTCATCGTCTCTACCCATCCGCGTACGCAGAAGCGCGTGGATGCGCAGTCAGTCGCCTTCCACTCCCAGGTGCGGCTGCTCAAGCCGTTGGGCTTCCATGACTACGTGAAGCTGCAGAAGTCGGCGCGCGCAGTGCTTTCGGACAGCGGCACCATCAACGAGGAATCGTCGATCCTCAACTTCCCCGCACTCAATCTGCGTGAGGCGCATGAGCGCCCCGAGGGGATGGAAGAGGCGGCCGTGATGATGGTTGGGCTGGAGCCTGAGCGCGTGCGCCAGGGCTTGGAGATCCTTGCATCGCAGTCACGCGGCGACAAGCGCAGCCTGCGCTTGGTGGCTGACTACAGCATGCCGAACGTGTCGGACAAGGTCCTGCGGATCATCCACAGCTATGTCGACTACGTGAATCGCGTGGTCTGGAAGAAGTACTGA
- a CDS encoding tetratricopeptide repeat protein, producing the protein MKFKSSIDSLKPWLYRQIEDLDLRGERGFLYTAHASSRLGNLDRAIDRLEQGLLAHPASAALLDAYIRKCLARQSLARAIRFLSSVYGTSDKAGELLMGACSTPEAQIELIRSFLRSGVDVSQHGLSTLMGRVKNLEVLWALGDELLQARQREAANEIYRHLAKRPAETATEFMFVALSEYRLQNVESALALFEAGLRQHPDAQALRLNFARVSLEAGRVDRLVASVSPEAASEKHAHEALFQKFPDSFIQVSLIAYLLTGEGRSFAIDHLETARKELGPSQALWQLGDVLLQNQLPQEARSIYRELSSRPTLTPEDYFYSALALDRLGDQQAAIERLEAGLERFPQSDRLLEQLTRISADTGQMERMIRFIGADGKDQEQVCRLLFERFQDTPIEVPLIDYCLRHELLGLADRRLEFIKTHSTDPITLWGVAELYSRLARRNDAAEIYQQLSEREPNTPEDCYYAALGLLRLEKLAQCLDLLEAGQTKYGCLNELLTLYLQLCSRVLDYPRYTRFLQEPKNGIGAQPLPLLDFYKAASRMAPVDFMLNLKSLEVELDPQIFTLLRQDMLAYLRDQPLPIEVARVVAFFCRYLDTDPEIDAEIFAALLDNPAADYDEAERHSLKILHDLTLPMIPHYAADPEQVIRAFISAARELSAKPRALMTDPISDVTANWTPWQLIFCHAAPRLYAEAMSAFESVAFSTWPRLDHVAPHVQAATKPVEGMKRKLRIGFNVHDSMPMMSGLLPRLDHSLFETVYLRPGKPGQSTASKGWCERAGAVVEYSDIDVYSAIETISNERLDIIISGPAMAATFYPMMARLAPLQMILLEPNWTDGLKNSDYYISWGLAEPKKPAEFYASSVAYFQHPPYWIEKPAPQQLQPISEDEKTEVRRRLLKCGSDVRVYLCANTPPKVHPEMDHIFLDLLERDKEGVLVFLRAEYKNLKLRLQRKLGAHSERVVFLPGLPKDDAHRLLRAVDCCLDSFPLCGMSSSFDGAMLGVPIVTLPSGIPFGEWTSAIYQYIGVQGLTASSREEYVSIAVALANDPAWRQRLSAELREKSSRFVESTDSSAEFQEFLLRAWERKVAGEPAANWIDGRWQ; encoded by the coding sequence ATGAAGTTCAAGTCGTCGATCGATTCCCTCAAGCCCTGGCTCTACCGCCAAATCGAAGACCTGGATCTTCGCGGGGAGAGGGGCTTCCTTTATACCGCGCACGCATCGTCCAGACTCGGCAATCTGGATCGTGCCATCGATCGTCTGGAACAAGGCTTGCTCGCGCATCCCGCGTCAGCAGCGCTGCTGGATGCCTATATTCGCAAGTGCTTGGCGCGACAGAGTCTCGCGCGGGCGATTCGCTTCCTGTCCTCTGTCTACGGCACGTCGGACAAAGCCGGGGAGTTGCTCATGGGCGCCTGCTCGACGCCCGAGGCGCAGATCGAACTGATCCGCAGCTTTCTGAGGAGCGGGGTCGACGTCTCGCAACATGGGCTGTCGACGCTGATGGGCAGGGTGAAAAACCTGGAAGTGCTGTGGGCGCTTGGAGATGAACTTCTGCAGGCCAGGCAGCGGGAGGCCGCAAACGAAATTTATCGACATCTGGCAAAGCGGCCCGCCGAGACGGCAACGGAGTTCATGTTTGTGGCGCTCTCCGAATATCGCCTTCAGAATGTCGAATCTGCACTGGCGTTGTTCGAAGCTGGCCTTCGACAGCATCCCGACGCCCAAGCCTTGCGATTGAACTTCGCGCGAGTCAGCTTGGAAGCTGGTCGCGTCGATCGATTGGTGGCAAGTGTGTCGCCCGAGGCGGCGAGTGAGAAGCACGCTCACGAAGCGCTGTTCCAGAAGTTCCCGGATTCTTTCATCCAGGTGAGTCTGATCGCCTACCTCTTGACAGGGGAGGGCCGCTCGTTCGCCATCGACCACCTTGAGACCGCGCGAAAGGAACTCGGACCTTCGCAAGCGCTTTGGCAGTTGGGGGATGTGCTGCTGCAGAACCAACTGCCCCAAGAGGCTCGCTCAATCTATCGCGAGTTGTCGAGCCGGCCGACATTGACACCCGAAGATTACTTTTATTCAGCACTCGCCCTTGACCGGCTGGGGGACCAGCAGGCGGCGATCGAACGGTTGGAAGCGGGACTTGAGCGTTTTCCGCAGTCCGATCGCTTGCTTGAACAACTTACCCGGATCAGCGCTGACACTGGACAGATGGAAAGAATGATTCGATTCATCGGTGCCGACGGAAAGGATCAGGAGCAAGTCTGCAGGCTGCTTTTCGAACGCTTCCAGGATACGCCCATCGAGGTGCCGCTGATCGACTACTGTCTCAGGCATGAATTGCTGGGACTTGCAGACCGCAGGCTGGAGTTCATCAAGACCCATTCGACCGATCCGATAACGCTCTGGGGCGTGGCCGAACTGTATTCGCGCCTGGCGCGCCGCAACGATGCGGCGGAAATCTATCAGCAGCTCTCGGAGCGAGAGCCGAACACCCCCGAAGACTGCTATTACGCCGCGTTAGGCCTGTTGAGGCTCGAGAAACTGGCGCAGTGTCTGGATCTGCTCGAGGCCGGGCAGACGAAATACGGCTGTCTGAATGAGCTTCTGACCCTGTACCTTCAGCTTTGCTCGCGAGTTCTGGACTACCCGCGATACACCCGATTTCTGCAGGAGCCGAAGAACGGGATAGGTGCGCAGCCATTGCCCCTCCTGGACTTCTACAAGGCTGCGAGCCGCATGGCGCCGGTCGACTTCATGCTCAACCTCAAGAGCCTGGAAGTCGAACTCGACCCTCAGATATTCACCCTACTGCGGCAGGATATGCTCGCGTATCTGCGCGATCAGCCGCTACCCATCGAAGTGGCGCGGGTGGTGGCCTTCTTCTGCAGATATCTCGATACCGATCCCGAGATTGATGCCGAGATCTTCGCGGCATTGCTCGATAACCCGGCAGCCGACTACGACGAAGCCGAGAGGCATTCGCTGAAGATTCTCCATGACCTCACTTTGCCCATGATTCCGCACTATGCGGCCGATCCGGAGCAGGTCATACGCGCATTCATCAGTGCTGCCCGGGAGTTGTCGGCGAAACCCAGGGCCTTAATGACCGACCCGATCTCGGACGTCACGGCCAACTGGACGCCTTGGCAGCTGATCTTCTGCCATGCTGCTCCCAGGCTCTATGCCGAGGCAATGTCGGCCTTCGAATCGGTGGCCTTTTCAACCTGGCCTCGGCTCGACCATGTCGCGCCGCATGTGCAGGCGGCAACCAAGCCGGTCGAGGGCATGAAGCGCAAGCTCAGGATCGGCTTCAACGTGCATGACTCCATGCCGATGATGTCCGGGCTGTTGCCTCGTTTGGACCACTCCCTCTTCGAAACTGTGTACCTGCGCCCGGGAAAGCCAGGCCAATCGACAGCCTCGAAGGGCTGGTGCGAGCGTGCGGGCGCCGTCGTCGAGTATTCGGACATCGACGTCTATAGCGCGATCGAAACGATCTCCAATGAGCGTCTCGACATCATCATTTCCGGACCTGCGATGGCGGCCACTTTCTATCCGATGATGGCTCGATTGGCGCCGCTGCAGATGATCCTGCTGGAGCCCAACTGGACCGATGGGCTCAAGAATTCGGACTACTACATTTCATGGGGACTCGCTGAGCCGAAGAAGCCCGCCGAGTTCTATGCCTCCTCCGTCGCCTACTTTCAACATCCACCCTACTGGATCGAGAAGCCGGCGCCGCAGCAGTTGCAGCCAATCTCCGAGGATGAAAAAACCGAGGTTCGGCGCAGGCTGTTGAAATGCGGCTCCGACGTCCGGGTGTATCTCTGCGCCAATACGCCGCCCAAGGTCCATCCCGAAATGGATCACATCTTTCTCGATCTGCTCGAGCGCGACAAGGAAGGGGTCCTCGTCTTCCTTCGCGCCGAGTACAAGAACCTGAAGCTTCGGTTGCAGCGCAAGCTGGGGGCTCATTCCGAGCGGGTTGTGTTCCTTCCTGGTTTGCCGAAGGACGATGCACACCGGCTGCTTCGCGCCGTGGACTGTTGCCTGGACTCTTTCCCGCTCTGCGGCATGTCTTCCAGCTTCGATGGAGCCATGCTGGGCGTGCCAATCGTGACGCTGCCTTCCGGCATTCCGTTCGGGGAATGGACGTCGGCCATCTATCAGTACATAGGCGTGCAGGGATTGACGGCGAGCAGTCGTGAAGAGTACGTGAGCATCGCGGTGGCGCTCGCCAATGATCCGGCGTGGCGACAGCGGCTGAGCGCCGAGCTCCGCGAGAAGTCTTCGCGCTTCGTTGAAAGCACCGACAGCAGCGCGGAGTTTCAGGAGTTCCTGCTCCGCGCCTGGGAGCGAAAGGTCGCCGGCGAGCCTGCGGCGAACTGGATAGACGGTCGCTGGCAATAA
- a CDS encoding GtrA family protein, translating into MPARQIGSPFVRFLVSGGLNTLGTYLLYLALLQVLPYWLSYAFAFVAGIALAYVLNRIFVFGAPRSEKKAAMLPLVYLVQYLVGALIIYVWVNALNLHPTFAPIASIAITIPLTFAASRWLFR; encoded by the coding sequence ATGCCCGCGCGGCAAATCGGATCGCCATTCGTCCGATTCCTGGTTTCAGGCGGTTTGAACACGCTCGGCACCTACCTGCTGTACCTGGCTCTGCTGCAGGTATTGCCATACTGGCTTAGCTATGCATTCGCATTCGTGGCCGGGATCGCACTTGCTTATGTGCTGAACAGAATCTTTGTCTTCGGCGCGCCACGCAGCGAGAAGAAAGCCGCAATGTTGCCGCTTGTCTATCTGGTGCAGTACCTGGTGGGTGCCCTGATCATTTATGTGTGGGTCAACGCGCTAAATCTGCATCCGACCTTCGCGCCGATCGCAAGCATCGCCATCACCATTCCGCTGACGTTCGCCGCGAGTCGGTGGCTGTTTCGTTAA
- a CDS encoding WxcM-like domain-containing protein: MDYFAHPNALCESTQIGSGTRVWAFAHVLPNARIGSDCNICDNVFVENDVVVGDRVTVKCGVQLWDGVVIEDDVFIGPNATFTNDLFPRSRQYPEAFGKTLIQAGASIGANATILPGITVGRNAMIGAGSVVTRSVPPNAIVVGNPARITGYVDAHANTHSPAEHGNSKSVGTSTTSIEGVTLHTLRAVPDMRGSLSVGEFERDIPFKPLRYFLVYDVPTAETRGEHAHRTCHQFLIAVKGKVSVVADDGKRREEFKLDSPSIGVYLPPMTWGIQYRYSADAVLLVFASDYYDNADYIRDHGEFLRLKVGGAGQS; this comes from the coding sequence ATGGACTACTTTGCACATCCGAACGCTCTCTGCGAGAGCACCCAAATCGGTAGCGGCACCCGAGTGTGGGCATTTGCGCACGTGCTGCCGAATGCGCGAATCGGAAGCGATTGCAATATTTGCGACAACGTTTTTGTCGAGAACGACGTAGTCGTTGGAGACCGCGTTACGGTCAAATGTGGTGTGCAGTTGTGGGACGGCGTAGTCATCGAGGACGATGTATTCATCGGCCCGAATGCGACCTTCACGAATGACTTGTTTCCCCGCAGTCGTCAGTATCCCGAGGCCTTCGGCAAAACGCTCATTCAGGCCGGTGCGTCGATCGGCGCCAACGCCACGATACTGCCCGGCATTACCGTAGGCCGCAACGCAATGATCGGTGCAGGCTCGGTCGTTACGCGGTCTGTGCCACCCAATGCCATCGTGGTCGGCAACCCAGCGCGCATTACCGGATACGTCGACGCGCACGCGAATACGCACTCGCCCGCCGAGCATGGCAATTCGAAATCGGTAGGTACCAGCACCACATCGATCGAAGGCGTGACACTACACACATTGCGCGCAGTGCCAGACATGCGCGGCAGCTTGTCGGTGGGCGAATTCGAGCGTGATATTCCCTTCAAGCCGCTTCGCTATTTCCTCGTCTACGACGTACCGACGGCGGAAACGCGAGGCGAGCATGCGCACCGCACCTGCCATCAGTTTCTGATCGCCGTAAAAGGCAAGGTCAGCGTCGTCGCCGACGACGGCAAGCGGCGAGAGGAATTCAAGCTTGACTCACCGTCAATTGGTGTCTACCTACCACCCATGACTTGGGGTATCCAGTACCGCTATTCAGCGGATGCGGTGCTGCTGGTGTTCGCGTCCGACTACTACGACAACGCCGACTACATTCGCGATCATGGTGAATTTTTGCGCCTGAAGGTCGGCGGAGCCGGCCAATCCTGA
- a CDS encoding glycosyltransferase family 2 protein encodes MLTLVIPVYRNEGSIPDLLRAVAMLHRQLDGQMQAVFVIDGSPDRCYELLRDALPSQPFPSRLMLLSRNFGSFSAIRAGLELCESERYAVMAADLQEPPELVLQMDRALRGEPVDVVVGTRSGREDPLLSRLPAQLFWALYRKYVVPDVPPGGVDVFGCNRVFRDSLLQLDERHSSLIAQLFWLGFRRKLIHYVRQTRQHGKSAWTLRKKINYLMDSVFSFTDLPIRLLVRVGGTTAALAGLLGIVVMIGRLTGFISVPGYAMTMLTIVFLGAVNLFGLGIVGSYAWRIYENTKGRPHTVAMRIHEFDKAA; translated from the coding sequence GTGCTGACGCTCGTGATCCCGGTCTACCGGAATGAAGGTTCCATACCGGACTTGCTGCGCGCCGTGGCGATGCTGCATAGACAGCTGGACGGACAAATGCAAGCAGTGTTTGTCATCGACGGCAGTCCGGACCGTTGCTATGAATTGCTGCGAGATGCACTACCCTCGCAGCCCTTCCCTTCCAGGCTGATGCTCCTATCGCGCAACTTCGGCTCGTTCTCCGCCATCCGCGCGGGGCTCGAACTGTGCGAGAGTGAACGCTATGCGGTGATGGCGGCCGACCTCCAGGAGCCACCAGAATTAGTGCTCCAAATGGACCGCGCGCTACGTGGCGAGCCAGTCGACGTCGTGGTCGGCACGCGCAGCGGCCGCGAAGATCCCTTGCTGAGCCGCCTGCCAGCCCAGCTCTTTTGGGCGCTTTACAGAAAATATGTGGTACCCGATGTTCCACCCGGCGGCGTGGACGTGTTCGGCTGTAACCGGGTCTTCAGAGATTCGCTGCTGCAACTCGATGAGCGCCACAGCTCGCTGATTGCGCAACTCTTCTGGCTCGGCTTTCGACGCAAGCTTATTCACTATGTTCGCCAGACTCGCCAACATGGCAAGTCTGCGTGGACGCTCCGTAAAAAGATCAACTATCTGATGGACAGTGTGTTCTCGTTCACCGACTTGCCGATCCGCCTATTGGTGCGCGTGGGCGGGACCACCGCGGCGCTCGCAGGATTGCTGGGTATCGTCGTCATGATTGGCAGACTGACAGGCTTCATCTCCGTTCCCGGCTATGCCATGACGATGCTGACCATCGTCTTCCTGGGCGCTGTAAACCTCTTCGGCCTAGGCATCGTGGGTTCTTATGCCTGGCGGATCTACGAGAACACAAAGGGCCGTCCGCACACAGTAGCGATGCGCATCCACGAATTCGACAAAGCGGCTTAG
- a CDS encoding DegT/DnrJ/EryC1/StrS family aminotransferase translates to MRFSYFKGMAKLPFNPGTQPCSSDEGEKMIPLFSAAAANAGLDLASVVQRVVDSNWYVLGSEVTAFEREFADYNGVNECVSLANGTDALELALRALGVSAGDKVACVANAGFYSSTAILAIGATPLYVDVDEASLNMSARSLSEALTRRPKAVIVTHLYGQLAEIEELAKLCHAAGAAVIEDCAQAHGAMRGPRRAGSIGDIGCFSFYPTKNLGALGDGGGIVCNDAKLAATVRTLRQYGWSTKYHVATPNGRNSRLDEMQAAVLREKLPKLDGWNSMRRDIATRYNAAFADLPLVLPPSTGEDYVAHLYVVRVESREDFRAHLRSHHVGTDVHYPLPDHRQTAYDLTSTTISLTQTERTCDLLVSLPCFPGLSAQEVDEVIRAVRSYFQR, encoded by the coding sequence ATGCGCTTCAGCTATTTCAAGGGCATGGCCAAGCTGCCGTTTAATCCGGGGACGCAGCCCTGTTCTAGTGATGAAGGTGAAAAAATGATTCCGTTGTTCTCTGCCGCCGCGGCCAATGCGGGTTTGGACCTGGCGTCCGTTGTTCAACGTGTCGTCGATAGCAACTGGTACGTCCTCGGCAGCGAAGTCACAGCGTTCGAGCGCGAATTTGCCGATTACAACGGCGTCAATGAGTGCGTTTCGCTAGCCAATGGCACCGATGCGCTGGAGTTGGCCTTGCGCGCGCTGGGCGTGTCCGCCGGCGACAAGGTCGCATGCGTGGCCAACGCCGGTTTCTACAGCAGCACCGCTATTCTTGCCATTGGCGCGACGCCCCTGTATGTCGACGTCGACGAGGCATCGTTGAATATGTCAGCACGCTCGCTATCCGAGGCGCTCACGCGGCGGCCCAAAGCCGTGATCGTGACGCATCTGTATGGCCAGCTGGCGGAGATTGAAGAGCTCGCGAAGCTGTGTCATGCGGCAGGCGCGGCCGTCATCGAAGACTGCGCACAGGCACATGGGGCCATGCGCGGCCCGCGCCGCGCAGGAAGCATCGGCGACATCGGCTGTTTTAGCTTCTATCCAACCAAAAACCTCGGCGCGCTTGGCGACGGCGGCGGCATTGTCTGCAATGACGCGAAACTTGCAGCCACGGTGCGAACCTTGCGGCAGTATGGTTGGTCGACCAAGTATCACGTCGCCACACCTAACGGTCGCAACAGTCGCCTCGATGAAATGCAGGCTGCTGTGCTCCGCGAAAAGCTCCCGAAGCTGGACGGATGGAATTCGATGAGGCGAGATATCGCGACCAGGTACAACGCTGCATTTGCCGATCTGCCGCTGGTGCTTCCGCCGTCGACCGGTGAAGACTACGTTGCGCATCTCTATGTAGTCCGGGTCGAGTCGCGTGAGGATTTCCGCGCGCATCTGCGATCGCACCATGTCGGAACCGACGTTCATTACCCGCTGCCCGACCATCGCCAGACGGCCTACGATCTGACAAGCACGACCATTTCGCTCACGCAAACCGAGCGGACCTGCGATTTGCTCGTTTCGCTCCCTTGCTTCCCGGGCCTATCTGCGCAAGAGGTGGACGAAGTCATTCGCGCCGTCCGCTCATACTTCCAACGCTGA
- a CDS encoding glycosyltransferase family 4 protein has translation MKFVFFSPMATNSAIGRVTVLIVRALMAQGDSVVVVRTEHEQRLDKPAHACDTELIDWTQTVAVEAAISSADALIYQIGNNYSFHCGGLHWLATHPGIVCLHDFMVTHLFSEWAEGRRAEAEAILADWYGEELAETFYKANTAESFIEMATQSCPMTEWICSMALAVVSHSHWGMARVAQSCAGPLRVVPLPYDAPSCTSAMSLAASPPPQKSRVNILTVGHVNPNKRVDSVIRAIGSSALLRDTVSYRLCGLIGPQVEQSLSRLARDLGVHLVISGEADDAALQQAMNEADIACCLRWPSLEAASATTIEGLLYGKAVIVMDAAFYSELPDDCVRKISPFNEVAELTEVLEELCGNAATRQAMAHRGQVWAERTFSAPNYARELANLSVNAAAAQPVLSMVGTLVSTLHRWGASPALMMSDEIADALQLFQGHGQAAV, from the coding sequence ATGAAGTTCGTCTTCTTCAGCCCCATGGCGACCAACTCGGCGATTGGCCGAGTCACGGTTCTGATCGTTCGCGCGCTGATGGCACAAGGTGATTCGGTCGTGGTTGTGCGTACCGAGCATGAGCAGCGATTGGACAAGCCCGCGCATGCCTGCGATACCGAGTTGATCGACTGGACGCAAACCGTCGCGGTCGAGGCAGCCATTAGCAGTGCGGATGCACTCATCTACCAGATCGGCAACAACTACAGCTTCCATTGCGGCGGACTGCATTGGCTCGCCACGCACCCAGGGATCGTTTGCCTCCACGACTTCATGGTCACCCACCTCTTCTCCGAGTGGGCCGAAGGACGCCGCGCAGAAGCCGAAGCGATTCTCGCGGACTGGTATGGCGAAGAGCTTGCCGAGACGTTTTACAAGGCCAACACTGCCGAGAGCTTCATTGAAATGGCGACCCAGTCCTGTCCGATGACGGAATGGATCTGCTCGATGGCCCTAGCTGTGGTGTCGCACAGCCATTGGGGCATGGCGCGCGTTGCGCAATCATGCGCGGGCCCATTGCGCGTTGTTCCACTTCCCTACGACGCGCCCTCCTGCACAAGTGCCATGAGCCTAGCTGCATCGCCGCCTCCGCAAAAGAGTCGCGTCAATATTCTCACGGTCGGCCACGTCAACCCCAACAAGCGGGTCGACTCGGTCATTCGTGCCATCGGATCGAGCGCATTGCTCAGAGATACGGTTTCCTACAGACTGTGCGGACTGATCGGCCCGCAGGTCGAACAAAGCCTTAGCAGACTCGCACGCGATCTGGGTGTTCACCTCGTCATTTCGGGTGAAGCCGACGATGCCGCGCTACAGCAGGCGATGAACGAGGCGGATATCGCCTGCTGCTTGCGCTGGCCGAGCTTGGAGGCCGCATCAGCGACGACGATCGAGGGACTGCTGTATGGCAAGGCAGTAATCGTGATGGACGCAGCTTTTTACAGTGAATTGCCTGATGACTGCGTGAGAAAGATTTCTCCATTCAATGAAGTCGCGGAGTTGACCGAAGTACTGGAAGAACTCTGCGGCAATGCAGCGACACGCCAGGCGATGGCGCATCGTGGACAAGTCTGGGCCGAGCGCACATTCAGCGCACCCAACTATGCCCGCGAGCTGGCGAACCTATCGGTCAACGCAGCAGCCGCACAGCCGGTCCTTTCGATGGTCGGCACGTTGGTCTCAACGCTTCACCGATGGGGCGCATCACCAGCCCTGATGATGTCCGACGAAATCGCGGATGCGCTTCAGCTATTTCAAGGGCATGGCCAAGCTGCCGTTTAA